A stretch of Lactiplantibacillus brownii DNA encodes these proteins:
- a CDS encoding peptide ABC transporter substrate-binding protein, which produces MKWKLVSTAVAVTATAGFLLTGCGTKSSSATSSTSGDLAKSQVLNWSENGQDLSTLDPSLAVDVISGTMINNSQEGLYRLGNNSKVTPGIATSTKVSKDKKTYTFTLRKNAKWSNGDQVTANDFVYGWRRTVNPKTASQYAYLYSGIKNADKITNGKAKASSLGIKADGKYKLTVTLEKPIQYFKLLMGFVVFFPQNQHAVEKYGKQYGTSSSKMVYNGPFKMTGWQGTNSTWTLVKNNQYWDKTHVHLTKIHDQVVKSTTTGFNLFQSGKLDMATLSGQQVKNEKHNKKLVIRKSSRLNYLELNQKKVKELSNKKLRQAMSLTLNRKQLVNNVLGDGSVTPQGFVTAGLANDPTTGKDFATENKVASAVSYNPTKAKKLWKAGLAEVGKKKLTLTLTHDDTDQMKALSEYLQGQLEKELPGLTVKSVTVPYKTRIAREVAGNFELVISAWQADFADPISDLGIMTSTNDYNFGKWTNKSYDEAINTANSTTSTKARWAALAKAEKEIGTDQGVAPLSQNVVAQMVNPKLKGLVYNTAGINYNFKEAYMAK; this is translated from the coding sequence ATGAAATGGAAATTAGTTTCAACGGCCGTTGCCGTTACTGCCACAGCCGGCTTTCTACTCACAGGTTGCGGCACCAAATCAAGTTCTGCTACCAGTTCAACGAGTGGCGATTTAGCAAAATCACAGGTTTTAAATTGGTCCGAAAATGGTCAAGATCTCTCCACGTTAGACCCGTCTCTCGCCGTTGATGTCATCAGTGGCACGATGATCAACAACTCGCAAGAAGGCCTCTATCGCTTAGGAAACAACAGTAAAGTCACTCCCGGTATTGCGACTAGCACGAAAGTCTCCAAAGATAAAAAGACTTATACTTTCACGCTACGCAAGAATGCCAAATGGAGTAACGGTGATCAAGTTACCGCTAACGATTTTGTTTATGGTTGGCGACGCACCGTTAATCCTAAGACGGCCTCACAGTATGCCTATCTGTATTCAGGAATCAAGAACGCCGATAAGATCACTAATGGGAAGGCCAAAGCAAGCAGCTTAGGCATCAAGGCTGATGGTAAATATAAGCTAACCGTAACCCTCGAAAAACCTATCCAATATTTCAAGCTCCTGATGGGCTTCGTAGTCTTCTTCCCGCAAAATCAACACGCCGTAGAAAAATATGGTAAGCAATACGGCACGAGCTCCAGTAAGATGGTCTATAATGGGCCATTTAAAATGACGGGCTGGCAAGGAACTAATTCAACTTGGACCTTAGTTAAGAACAACCAATACTGGGACAAAACCCACGTCCACTTGACCAAGATTCACGATCAAGTCGTCAAATCTACCACGACCGGGTTCAATTTATTCCAAAGTGGCAAGCTTGACATGGCGACCCTATCTGGCCAACAAGTCAAAAACGAGAAACACAATAAAAAGCTTGTGATCCGCAAGTCATCACGCTTAAACTATTTGGAACTTAACCAAAAGAAAGTCAAAGAATTAAGCAACAAGAAACTCCGGCAAGCGATGTCGTTAACACTGAATCGGAAGCAGCTCGTCAACAACGTGCTCGGCGATGGTTCAGTCACACCACAAGGTTTCGTCACGGCTGGACTTGCCAACGATCCCACGACGGGTAAAGACTTCGCCACAGAAAACAAAGTCGCCAGTGCTGTCAGCTACAATCCAACTAAGGCTAAAAAGCTTTGGAAAGCTGGTTTAGCAGAAGTTGGCAAAAAGAAACTGACCTTAACTTTGACCCATGACGACACGGATCAGATGAAAGCTTTATCTGAATATCTTCAAGGCCAATTGGAAAAAGAGCTCCCCGGATTAACTGTCAAAAGTGTCACCGTTCCTTATAAGACCCGGATTGCTCGTGAAGTCGCTGGTAATTTCGAATTGGTCATCTCAGCTTGGCAAGCGGATTTCGCTGACCCAATCTCTGATTTAGGTATCATGACCTCGACCAACGATTACAATTTCGGTAAATGGACTAATAAGTCCTACGATGAAGCCATCAACACTGCCAACAGTACCACGAGCACCAAAGCACGTTGGGCGGCTTTAGCAAAGGCTGAAAAAGAAATTGGTACTGATCAAGGTGTCGCACCATTGTCACAAAATGTCGTTGCACAAATGGTCAATCCTAAGTTGAAAGGCTTGGTCTACAACACTGCCGGCATCAACTACAACTTCAAAGAAGCTTACATGGCTAAGTAA
- a CDS encoding helix-turn-helix domain-containing protein, whose product MKKIGESIRLIRKQRKLTQSMVYTGIISRNFASRFENGLSGIETSKFFEILKRLNVSPNEFEYIHYRNNEYKFKKMLRDIDNASSSNNFSELKCIYEQYHLEDSLDSQMISALAYVKIYVHGNNPLNMQLEPTYPLKIHLLESSEWSLIEFREFVDGIFIFRLENFNLDLCMNRAVKAYSKYKNLVDSKVEIDQNMGSIILNYLQIQLTNKKYNFINNYLKLSHTFVIELTDFTAVLTLKFSDLLFNLYFDYDLNHARTECYEFLRTLQKLKFPDFRVFQAIYNYHLSLSETYHRQRI is encoded by the coding sequence TTGAAAAAAATTGGGGAAAGCATCCGATTAATTCGTAAACAACGGAAATTAACACAAAGTATGGTTTATACTGGAATAATTTCACGAAACTTTGCATCTCGATTTGAGAATGGACTTTCAGGTATTGAGACTAGTAAATTTTTCGAAATTTTAAAAAGGCTAAACGTTTCTCCAAATGAGTTTGAATATATCCACTATAGAAATAATGAATATAAGTTCAAAAAGATGTTGCGTGACATCGACAATGCGTCTTCGTCAAACAATTTTTCTGAATTGAAGTGCATATATGAGCAGTATCATTTGGAGGATTCTCTGGATAGTCAAATGATCTCAGCACTAGCATATGTAAAAATATATGTGCACGGAAATAATCCTCTAAATATGCAATTAGAGCCAACGTATCCATTGAAGATACATTTGCTTGAATCTTCTGAATGGTCGCTTATTGAGTTTAGAGAATTTGTTGATGGAATCTTTATTTTTAGATTAGAAAATTTTAATTTAGATTTGTGTATGAATCGAGCTGTTAAAGCTTATTCAAAATATAAAAATTTGGTTGATTCTAAAGTGGAAATTGATCAAAATATGGGAAGTATAATTTTAAATTATTTGCAAATTCAGTTAACAAATAAGAAGTATAATTTTATAAATAACTATTTGAAATTAAGTCATACTTTTGTTATTGAATTGACAGACTTTACCGCAGTACTGACACTAAAGTTTAGTGATTTGCTATTTAATCTTTATTTTGATTACGATTTAAATCATGCACGAACAGAATGTTATGAATTTTTACGTACTTTACAAAAATTGAAGTTTCCTGATTTTAGAGTTTTTCAGGCTATTTATAACTACCACCTATCGTTAAGTGAAACCTATCATCGTCAAAGAATATAG
- a CDS encoding MFS transporter: MLRNISLISATNILFNLSVTTLNFVFGLYFFELTGSAFIFGTLTIIGPIVSLLLTPIMANIVDRINHKKILIYSQLLAAIFLLIYELFSVLISSKKLLLTYVLMILIRICEELFSVTLKATVTQLTIKNNYQKFNSLIQSTTATANILGPILGGIAYSLIDINIFTLGSIALLLTSILFTRHIYFEFEPTQEKQEKINFLSVIDLIKHRPEIFSLIIIAMFLNFFASSINIGLPVLILQKLKLSKLIYSFLESLTSIAMLGGGMLLVVLQIKDQLKSIYTSMLAFTIILVLFGIPLQNFGVFITISYISVLVLCFGLIIVFANTAMTTYLQDTVPTNQQGGVYSIINAISQLFVPLGALGYGLLFDKFDYTFVFFISGISAFSLVVPLLLRGKKTVLKGDKS, translated from the coding sequence ATGTTAAGAAATATTTCGCTAATTTCAGCAACCAATATTCTATTTAATCTATCTGTAACAACACTTAATTTTGTGTTTGGCTTATATTTTTTTGAGTTAACGGGATCTGCCTTCATCTTTGGTACATTAACAATTATTGGTCCTATAGTAAGCCTATTACTAACTCCAATAATGGCCAATATTGTAGATCGTATCAACCACAAAAAAATATTGATTTACTCACAATTACTTGCGGCTATTTTTCTTCTTATTTACGAACTTTTTTCTGTTCTTATTAGCTCTAAAAAGCTGCTACTAACTTATGTTTTAATGATTTTAATTCGGATTTGTGAGGAATTGTTTAGTGTCACCTTGAAAGCGACTGTCACGCAGCTAACCATTAAAAATAATTATCAAAAATTCAACAGTTTGATTCAATCCACTACGGCAACAGCAAACATTCTAGGCCCCATCTTGGGTGGCATTGCATACAGTTTAATTGATATAAACATATTTACATTAGGTAGTATTGCTCTTCTTCTAACATCAATACTTTTTACTCGCCATATTTACTTTGAATTTGAGCCTACTCAAGAAAAGCAAGAAAAGATAAACTTTCTTTCTGTCATAGACCTTATTAAACATCGTCCGGAAATCTTTTCCTTAATAATCATTGCAATGTTTCTTAACTTTTTTGCCTCTTCAATTAATATTGGATTACCTGTACTTATTTTGCAGAAATTAAAGTTATCGAAGTTAATTTATAGCTTTTTAGAGAGTCTAACTAGTATAGCTATGCTTGGCGGTGGCATGTTGCTTGTAGTTCTACAAATAAAAGATCAATTAAAATCTATTTATACTTCAATGTTAGCATTTACTATTATCTTAGTGCTATTTGGGATTCCTTTACAAAATTTCGGAGTATTTATTACGATTAGTTATATCAGTGTTCTCGTACTTTGTTTCGGTTTGATAATCGTCTTTGCGAATACTGCAATGACTACTTATTTGCAAGATACTGTACCAACTAATCAGCAGGGCGGAGTTTATTCAATTATCAATGCAATTTCTCAACTATTTGTCCCTTTAGGAGCACTGGGTTATGGACTATTATTTGATAAATTTGACTATACTTTTGTTTTTTTCATCTCAGGAATAAGTGCATTTTCCTTAGTTGTTCCATTACTACTTAGAGGCAAAAAGACTGTTCTTAAAGGAGATAAATCATGA
- a CDS encoding GNAT family N-acetyltransferase → MQIETLKQPTESQLDQLMAIWLAGNLAAHPFVKADYWRKQLPAVRAALPAARLIIAIETGQLIGFLGLQGNYIAGIFVTATAQKQGVGTALLNAAKTQQSKLQLDVYVANRSAVAFYHHSDFQVHRQSIDKAVNQPEYNMRWRA, encoded by the coding sequence ATGCAAATCGAAACGTTGAAACAACCAACTGAGTCACAATTAGATCAATTAATGGCGATTTGGCTGGCTGGGAACTTGGCCGCCCACCCCTTTGTTAAAGCCGACTATTGGCGCAAACAACTGCCAGCTGTGCGGGCTGCTTTACCGGCCGCACGCTTGATTATTGCCATCGAGACGGGCCAGTTAATTGGCTTTCTGGGGTTACAAGGCAATTATATTGCGGGTATCTTCGTAACCGCTACAGCCCAAAAACAGGGCGTCGGAACCGCACTATTAAACGCTGCTAAGACACAACAATCCAAGCTACAACTTGATGTCTATGTGGCTAATCGTTCAGCAGTCGCGTTTTACCATCACAGCGACTTTCAAGTTCATCGACAATCGATCGATAAGGCCGTGAATCAACCAGAATACAACATGCGTTGGCGGGCTTAA
- a CDS encoding phosphoglycerate dehydrogenase translates to MYQIKTYNAIAQAGLDTFTSNYALNQSDQPDAYLIRSVDLHHQALPSSLKVIARAGAGVNNIPLEVATTNGTAVFNTPGSNANAVKELVIALLVIASRNLIAAADYSAEHTEADVSQRTEHDKTKFNGTELLGKTLAVVGLGHVGSLVANAALDLGMHVIGYDPYLSADAAWNISKQVQRAATLQMAVKNADYVTVHVPKSKDTLNLIGAADLAAMPAGVKLFNYSRGGIVDNTAVLAAIKAGQVAHYYTDFGEPQLANQTAVTVTPHIGGSTLEAEVNGATQAARTIMTYLETGNVQYAINLPTLNVPFNAAYRFTVMHQNVPNMVSQITTKLAEAGLNIATMANAAKDHTAYTIIDVDDLDHESSQQLIDALNKIPAVYRVRLLIHH, encoded by the coding sequence ATGTATCAAATTAAAACTTATAATGCGATTGCCCAAGCTGGACTCGATACTTTCACTAGCAACTATGCCCTTAATCAATCCGACCAACCAGATGCTTATTTGATTCGTTCCGTCGACCTTCATCATCAAGCGTTACCTAGCTCACTCAAGGTCATCGCGCGGGCCGGTGCAGGAGTCAATAATATTCCCCTCGAAGTTGCCACGACTAATGGGACGGCGGTATTTAACACGCCTGGTAGCAATGCCAACGCGGTCAAAGAACTGGTCATCGCTTTACTGGTCATCGCCTCACGAAATTTAATCGCCGCCGCTGACTATTCGGCTGAACATACCGAAGCGGATGTTTCACAACGAACGGAACACGATAAGACCAAATTTAACGGGACAGAACTCCTTGGAAAAACACTCGCCGTTGTTGGCTTAGGCCACGTTGGCTCACTAGTTGCGAACGCTGCTTTAGACTTAGGAATGCACGTTATTGGCTACGATCCTTATCTTTCAGCGGATGCCGCGTGGAACATCTCCAAACAAGTCCAACGAGCCGCAACTTTACAAATGGCTGTCAAAAACGCGGATTATGTGACCGTTCACGTACCTAAGAGTAAAGACACCTTAAATCTGATTGGTGCGGCGGATTTAGCCGCCATGCCAGCGGGAGTCAAATTATTCAATTACTCACGCGGTGGCATCGTTGATAATACTGCCGTACTCGCCGCGATCAAAGCTGGACAAGTGGCCCATTATTACACAGATTTTGGTGAACCCCAATTAGCGAACCAAACCGCAGTGACTGTCACGCCTCATATTGGGGGCTCAACACTGGAAGCAGAAGTCAATGGCGCCACCCAGGCTGCCCGCACGATCATGACTTATTTGGAGACTGGTAATGTTCAATACGCCATCAATTTACCCACTTTAAACGTGCCTTTTAACGCCGCTTACCGGTTCACGGTGATGCATCAAAATGTGCCCAACATGGTTAGCCAGATCACGACAAAATTGGCTGAGGCCGGTCTAAACATTGCCACCATGGCCAATGCTGCTAAAGATCATACGGCTTACACCATCATCGATGTTGACGACCTCGATCACGAAAGTAGCCAACAATTGATTGACGCGTTAAATAAAATTCCGGCAGTCTATCGCGTCCGACTGTTAATCCATCACTAA
- the serC gene encoding 3-phosphoserine/phosphohydroxythreonine transaminase, with protein MTTYNFSAGPAVMPKPVIDQIQAELPSFQGSGMSIMEISHRSQLFDQVINDAEADLRELMQIPDNYRVLFFQGGGTLQFTAAPLNLATKHHHIGLLDSGHWASRAADEARRVKTQVDILATAAGNHFTALPTLNAPVDQALDYVHLTTNNTIEGTAYTTLPQTGRVPLVADMSSNFLGQVYNVTDFGMIFAGAQKNLGPAGLTIVIVREDLIGQAQNLPSMLDYQLFADKRSMFNTPPVFAIYAAGLVLKWLKAQGGLTVIAKRNQVKAALLYDFLDQSKLFTCHVKPADRSMMNVPFVTGDPAIDAQVIAGATKQGLLNLKGHRLVGGMRASLYNAMPLAGVQALVDYLATFEANHAKGEN; from the coding sequence ATGACAACGTATAACTTTTCTGCTGGTCCGGCTGTCATGCCTAAGCCAGTTATTGATCAAATTCAGGCTGAATTACCATCATTTCAAGGCTCTGGGATGAGTATCATGGAGATCTCCCATCGCTCTCAACTATTTGATCAAGTCATTAACGATGCTGAAGCCGATCTGCGTGAGCTGATGCAGATTCCCGACAATTACCGGGTACTCTTTTTCCAAGGCGGCGGGACCTTGCAATTCACCGCAGCCCCTTTGAACTTAGCCACCAAACATCATCATATTGGCCTACTCGACAGTGGTCATTGGGCTAGTCGCGCCGCCGATGAAGCACGGCGGGTCAAGACCCAAGTTGATATTCTGGCGACGGCGGCGGGTAATCATTTTACCGCGCTACCAACCTTGAACGCACCGGTCGATCAAGCCCTAGATTACGTTCACCTCACAACGAACAACACCATTGAAGGGACGGCTTATACCACTTTGCCGCAAACGGGACGGGTGCCGTTAGTCGCGGATATGTCCTCAAACTTTCTAGGTCAAGTTTACAACGTCACTGATTTTGGCATGATTTTTGCCGGCGCACAAAAGAATCTTGGCCCCGCTGGTTTAACAATCGTCATCGTTCGTGAAGATCTCATTGGTCAAGCGCAAAACTTACCAAGCATGCTGGATTATCAGCTTTTTGCCGATAAACGTTCAATGTTCAACACACCACCCGTATTCGCCATCTATGCTGCAGGGCTCGTGTTGAAATGGCTCAAAGCCCAAGGCGGTCTGACCGTCATCGCTAAACGTAATCAAGTTAAAGCCGCCCTGCTTTATGATTTCTTAGATCAGTCAAAATTATTCACCTGTCACGTGAAACCGGCCGATCGTTCAATGATGAACGTGCCCTTTGTCACCGGCGACCCCGCGATTGACGCGCAAGTGATTGCGGGTGCCACTAAACAAGGTTTATTAAACTTAAAGGGTCACCGATTAGTTGGTGGCATGCGTGCAAGTCTATATAATGCCATGCCACTGGCCGGTGTCCAGGCTCTTGTTGATTATCTCGCAACATTTGAAGCTAACCATGCTAAAGGAGAAAACTAA
- a CDS encoding histidine phosphatase family protein gives MTTFYIVRHGQTTANAQDLKQGTINTAITHLNAVGEQQAQALQASFDISFADRLICSPLARTQETAAILNHGRDLPIKTDDRLLEISYGQWDGLKNDDLKAKYPQCFDAALQDVLPQYVEVATKGETFDHVIARVQRFLTETAKQFPNEKIVVVTHGFTVKAMALAVLQPRDLMSFPEPENTSVTKITVDAGLNRSYLTYYNRQVGY, from the coding sequence ATGACAACCTTTTACATTGTTCGCCACGGTCAAACGACCGCCAATGCGCAGGATTTGAAGCAAGGAACGATCAATACGGCCATCACGCACCTGAATGCGGTGGGGGAACAACAAGCACAGGCCCTACAAGCGTCGTTTGATATCAGCTTTGCGGACCGCTTGATCTGTAGCCCGTTAGCGCGGACACAAGAAACTGCGGCAATTTTGAACCATGGCCGTGATTTACCAATCAAAACGGATGACCGCTTGCTAGAAATTTCATATGGACAGTGGGATGGCTTGAAAAATGATGATTTGAAGGCCAAGTATCCGCAGTGTTTTGATGCCGCGTTACAAGATGTTTTGCCGCAATACGTTGAAGTTGCGACCAAAGGGGAGACCTTTGATCACGTGATTGCCCGGGTTCAGCGTTTTCTAACGGAGACTGCCAAGCAGTTTCCAAACGAAAAAATCGTGGTGGTAACGCATGGCTTCACGGTGAAAGCGATGGCGCTCGCGGTGCTACAACCGCGTGATCTGATGAGTTTTCCAGAACCGGAAAATACTAGTGTGACTAAAATTACGGTGGATGCAGGATTAAACCGGTCTTATCTGACTTATTACAATCGGCAAGTGGGCTACTAG
- a CDS encoding GyrI-like domain-containing protein, translated as MTKYEWRKQDRALYLPKAEPTPLHVPTFNYYTIAGHGDPNAADFGERTAALYQAAYGIRMMPKSGLTPAGYYEYTVFPLEGLWTLDPANVRADGNFDKADLDYQLMLRQPDFVTPALAAENIARVQAKKAEPLLMAVKFEALTDGDCLQILHRGSYDDEPATFQRLADYAADRQWERRTLAHKEIYLSDPRRTVAAKRQTVLRWLMTPPKA; from the coding sequence ATGACAAAATATGAATGGCGCAAACAAGACCGTGCGTTGTATTTACCGAAAGCTGAGCCAACGCCGCTACACGTGCCAACGTTCAATTATTATACGATTGCCGGCCATGGTGATCCCAATGCGGCGGATTTTGGTGAGCGGACGGCGGCCTTGTATCAAGCCGCTTACGGGATTCGGATGATGCCGAAAAGTGGTCTAACACCGGCCGGCTATTATGAATACACGGTTTTTCCATTAGAGGGACTATGGACACTTGATCCTGCTAATGTCCGAGCTGACGGCAACTTTGATAAAGCTGATTTAGACTATCAGCTGATGTTACGTCAACCTGATTTTGTGACGCCCGCTTTAGCTGCCGAAAATATTGCGCGGGTGCAAGCGAAGAAAGCTGAGCCATTATTGATGGCGGTTAAGTTTGAAGCGTTGACGGATGGCGACTGTTTGCAAATCTTGCATCGCGGGTCATACGATGATGAACCCGCGACATTCCAACGATTAGCGGACTATGCTGCCGACCGTCAATGGGAACGGCGTACGTTGGCACATAAAGAAATTTATTTGTCTGATCCGCGTCGAACCGTGGCGGCTAAACGTCAAACCGTCTTGCGTTGGCTCATGACGCCACCAAAAGCTTAA